In Bradyrhizobium sp. CCBAU 051011, the following are encoded in one genomic region:
- a CDS encoding HlyD family secretion protein, with the protein MLELMICSLVTILPDYLYRRYAQGKRFGKEITFFSVWYELRWGITGCLMLTIGLITMIFYYHPSTTSAAIYFRTVPILPEGSGRVAEVNVGFSEAVKKGDVLFRLDSSKQQAALETAKRKIAEVDAALMSARSDVVKAEAQIGEAKANHQQAKDELEVKSELQRRNPGIVPQRDIEKLQVLVDQRQSGVDAANAVKESAVLRVSTLLPAEKASAEAAMAQAQVDLDKTYVRAGVDGRVEQFLVRTGDVVNQLMRPAGVLIPEGAGRSVLQAGFGQIEAQVMKPGMVAEATCISKPWVIIPLVVTSVQDYIAAGQFRSGEQLIDPQSLRQPGTILAFLEPLYKGGLEGVTPGSSCIVNAYTSNHDVIADPKTGALKGFALHAVDATGLVHALLLRIQALLLPVKTLVLSGH; encoded by the coding sequence ATGCTTGAGCTGATGATCTGCTCGCTTGTGACGATCCTGCCCGACTATCTCTATCGCCGCTATGCCCAGGGCAAACGGTTCGGCAAGGAGATCACGTTCTTTTCGGTCTGGTATGAACTGCGCTGGGGCATCACCGGCTGCCTGATGCTGACCATCGGGTTGATCACGATGATCTTCTACTACCATCCCTCGACGACATCGGCGGCGATCTACTTCCGCACGGTGCCGATCCTTCCCGAAGGCTCGGGCCGCGTTGCCGAGGTGAATGTCGGCTTCAGCGAGGCGGTGAAGAAGGGCGACGTCCTCTTCAGGCTTGATAGTTCGAAACAGCAGGCGGCCCTCGAGACGGCCAAGCGGAAGATTGCCGAGGTCGATGCGGCGTTGATGAGCGCGCGCTCCGATGTCGTCAAGGCGGAAGCTCAGATCGGCGAAGCGAAAGCCAACCACCAGCAGGCCAAGGACGAACTGGAGGTCAAGAGCGAGTTGCAGCGCCGCAATCCCGGCATCGTGCCGCAACGCGACATCGAGAAGCTGCAGGTGCTGGTCGATCAGCGGCAGTCCGGCGTCGATGCTGCGAATGCCGTCAAGGAGTCGGCGGTGTTGCGCGTCTCAACGCTGCTGCCCGCCGAGAAAGCGAGCGCCGAGGCCGCGATGGCGCAGGCGCAGGTCGACCTCGACAAGACCTACGTTCGAGCAGGCGTCGATGGTCGCGTGGAGCAATTCCTCGTGCGCACCGGCGACGTCGTCAATCAGTTGATGCGGCCGGCCGGAGTGTTGATTCCGGAAGGCGCAGGGCGGAGCGTGCTGCAGGCCGGGTTCGGCCAGATCGAGGCCCAGGTCATGAAACCGGGCATGGTCGCGGAAGCAACCTGCATCTCGAAACCCTGGGTGATTATTCCGCTCGTTGTTACCAGCGTGCAGGACTATATCGCCGCGGGCCAGTTCCGCTCCGGCGAACAACTGATCGATCCGCAGAGTCTGCGGCAGCCGGGTACGATCCTCGCCTTCCTGGAGCCGCTGTACAAGGGCGGTCTTGAAGGGGTCACGCCGGGCTCTAGCTGCATCGTCAATGCCTATACCAGCAATCACGACGTGATCGCCGACCCGAAGACCGGCGCGCTGAAAGGCTTCGCCCTGCATGCCGTCGATGCGACCGGCCTGGTGCATGCGCTTCTGCTGCGCATCCAGGCGCTGCTGCTGCCGGTCAAGACGCTGGTGCTGAGCGGTCACTGA
- a CDS encoding SIS domain-containing protein: MASEIGESADVVANIVRNRPATRDIAQRIGIGSAPLCVVCGRGSSGHAGVFLRYLVETRLRLPVSASAPSVITAFRTPLMLRHALFIVISQSGRSPDLVAATRSARAAGARTIAIVNATSSPVADEAEFVVPIEAGQEHSVAATKTVIGSMAAGAELVAELAEDRALRSALDRLPERLHSALALDWSEIADDLAKASAVFVAARGLGLGSAREIALKLSEILRLPSIGLSAAELQHGPRAALSSRTPVVMMRLRDETAATVDALAEELRAQEIALHLCGGPHGSLPWLAEDDPATDPITMLVPAYRMIEQTARACGFDPDRPPRLSKITETF, translated from the coding sequence ATGGCGAGCGAAATCGGGGAAAGCGCGGATGTTGTCGCCAACATTGTTCGCAACCGCCCCGCCACGCGCGACATCGCGCAGCGAATTGGGATTGGCTCTGCCCCCCTGTGCGTCGTGTGCGGCCGCGGAAGCTCCGGGCATGCCGGGGTTTTCTTAAGATACCTCGTCGAGACGCGGCTTCGCCTTCCCGTCTCAGCCAGCGCTCCTTCGGTGATCACGGCATTTCGCACGCCCTTGATGCTGCGCCATGCGCTGTTCATCGTGATCTCGCAATCCGGGCGCAGCCCCGATCTCGTCGCGGCGACCAGGTCGGCGCGCGCCGCGGGCGCCCGCACCATCGCTATCGTCAATGCGACGTCGTCGCCGGTAGCTGACGAAGCCGAGTTCGTCGTTCCGATCGAAGCCGGCCAAGAGCACTCCGTGGCGGCGACCAAGACCGTGATCGGCTCGATGGCCGCTGGCGCCGAACTTGTTGCCGAGCTGGCGGAAGATCGGGCGCTGCGGTCAGCCCTCGACAGGCTGCCCGAGCGCCTGCACAGCGCGCTGGCGCTCGACTGGTCCGAGATTGCCGATGATCTCGCCAAGGCGTCAGCCGTGTTTGTGGCGGCGCGGGGTCTTGGTCTCGGCTCGGCGCGGGAGATCGCGCTCAAACTTTCGGAAATCCTGCGCCTGCCTTCCATTGGTCTGAGCGCCGCGGAGCTGCAGCATGGGCCGCGCGCCGCGTTGTCATCGCGCACGCCGGTTGTCATGATGCGCCTCAGGGATGAAACGGCGGCTACTGTTGACGCGCTGGCAGAAGAATTGCGCGCGCAGGAGATCGCGCTGCATCTATGCGGCGGGCCGCATGGCTCGCTGCCCTGGCTGGCCGAGGATGACCCCGCCACCGACCCGATCACCATGCTCGTTCCGGCCTATCGGATGATCGAACAGACAGCGCGCGCCTGCGGATTCGACCCGGATCGTCCCCCTCGCCTGAGCAAGATTACCGAGACGTTTTGA
- a CDS encoding N-acetylmuramic acid 6-phosphate etherase encodes MATEEVDPRFADLDAWSLTSAMEAMWEGQLAAVAAIGHALPAITAATEAAKAALGDRGRIVYVGAGTSSRVAVQDGAELMPTFAWPRERVRFIVAGGDSAFVTSIEGAEDDVDDAVAQINAARLTPHDVVIAVAASGTTPFTVAALQQAGSFGAVTIGIANNPGTALLESAKFPILIETGRELIAGSTRMKAGTAQKVVLNLISSGIMLRLGRVYRGMMVNMQPTNAKLKRRAEAMVAQIARCDPSHAARSLEQAEGDIKTASLLALGVDRVDAETILKNCDGNLRRVFAELTKDHDRHPKAAAARKQGGAVEP; translated from the coding sequence ATGGCCACCGAAGAAGTCGATCCCCGCTTTGCCGATCTTGATGCATGGTCGCTGACGTCAGCGATGGAAGCGATGTGGGAGGGCCAGCTTGCGGCAGTCGCGGCGATTGGTCACGCCCTTCCCGCGATCACTGCGGCGACCGAAGCGGCCAAGGCGGCGCTGGGCGATCGCGGTCGCATCGTGTATGTCGGCGCCGGCACCTCGAGCCGCGTGGCGGTCCAGGATGGCGCCGAGCTGATGCCGACCTTCGCCTGGCCCAGGGAGCGCGTCCGTTTCATCGTCGCCGGCGGCGACAGCGCGTTCGTTACCAGCATCGAGGGCGCGGAGGATGATGTCGATGATGCAGTCGCGCAGATCAATGCCGCGCGGCTCACACCGCACGACGTGGTGATCGCCGTTGCTGCCAGCGGGACAACGCCATTCACAGTCGCGGCGCTGCAGCAGGCAGGCTCTTTCGGTGCAGTGACGATCGGTATCGCCAACAATCCCGGCACCGCGCTGCTGGAATCGGCAAAGTTTCCGATCCTGATCGAGACCGGCCGCGAGCTGATCGCCGGCTCCACCCGGATGAAGGCAGGCACAGCCCAGAAAGTTGTGCTCAACCTGATTTCGTCGGGGATCATGCTGCGCCTTGGCCGGGTGTATCGCGGCATGATGGTCAACATGCAGCCGACCAATGCCAAGCTGAAGCGGCGCGCCGAGGCCATGGTGGCGCAAATCGCCCGCTGCGATCCGTCGCACGCGGCACGCTCGCTTGAGCAGGCCGAGGGAGACATCAAGACGGCAAGCCTTCTGGCGTTGGGTGTCGACAGGGTTGATGCCGAGACCATTCTGAAAAACTGTGACGGCAACCTTCGGCGCGTGTTTGCCGAGCTCACCAAGGATCATGACCGGCATCCCAAGGCAGCGGCGGCACGCAAGCAAGGCGGAGCGGTTGAGCCGTGA
- a CDS encoding BadF/BadG/BcrA/BcrD ATPase family protein codes for MGTKGTTYLGIDGGGTRCRARIEDENGGVLGTASSGPATTRIGFEKAWRSIMEATEAAAAQAGLTHEDFARMHAGIGLAGLGRRGAEAALNKIAHPFASVIFTSDGLAACLGAHSGADGAIVVAGTGSVGVGLIDGREIRIAGYGFPVSDEGSGADIGLHVVRLALRAADRRGELTPLLSEVLGAFDHDPYQAVAWSEEARAADYAAFAPIVMRHANQGDPVGRRIVERAADAIGDLLDLFLARGIDRLSLVGGLADAMTPWLTPDLRARLRRPDADAAAGALLLARGRLDLPKRETETETDRESDHEQASKFRV; via the coding sequence ATGGGAACAAAAGGTACCACGTATCTCGGCATTGATGGCGGCGGAACTCGCTGCCGCGCCCGGATCGAAGACGAAAACGGCGGGGTACTCGGAACAGCGAGCTCGGGGCCTGCCACGACGCGGATTGGCTTCGAGAAGGCCTGGCGGTCGATCATGGAGGCCACCGAAGCGGCCGCCGCACAGGCCGGACTGACGCACGAGGATTTCGCGCGAATGCACGCCGGAATTGGCCTTGCCGGTCTTGGTCGCCGGGGCGCGGAAGCGGCGCTCAACAAGATCGCGCATCCCTTTGCGTCCGTCATCTTCACCAGCGACGGCCTCGCGGCCTGTCTCGGCGCCCATAGCGGCGCGGACGGGGCCATCGTGGTAGCCGGCACAGGTTCGGTCGGCGTCGGCCTGATCGACGGTCGCGAAATCCGTATCGCCGGCTACGGTTTTCCTGTGTCGGACGAAGGCAGCGGTGCCGATATCGGCCTCCACGTCGTTCGACTGGCGCTGCGGGCCGCGGATCGCCGCGGCGAACTGACCCCATTGCTTTCAGAGGTGCTGGGCGCATTCGATCATGATCCTTATCAGGCGGTGGCTTGGTCTGAAGAAGCCAGGGCCGCAGACTACGCTGCGTTTGCGCCGATCGTGATGCGACACGCCAATCAGGGCGATCCGGTCGGCCGTCGCATCGTCGAACGTGCGGCCGATGCCATTGGCGATCTGCTCGATCTGTTCCTGGCGAGGGGAATTGACCGACTCTCGCTGGTGGGCGGGCTGGCCGATGCCATGACGCCCTGGCTGACGCCTGACCTGCGCGCTCGCCTGAGGCGTCCCGATGCCGACGCGGCGGCCGGCGCGCTTCTGCTGGCGCGAGGACGGCTTGACCTGCCCAAGAGGGAAACGGAGACAGAGACGGACAGAGAATCTGACCATGAACAGGCTTCGAAGTTCCGCGTTTGA
- the nagA gene encoding N-acetylglucosamine-6-phosphate deacetylase translates to MGHLGSSSLTVAAQRIFDGADMRGPGAVRISQGRIESITFGEAAARASIQLPADAILAPGFIDIQVNGGGGVLLNDQPTEAGVRRIVEAHRKAGTTGCLPTLITDRSEVIERLAAVAEASLKIPGVLGFHLEGPALNRSRKGIHPEAEIRVPDQRDLAAIKRFGGCGRSMVTLAPECVPASMIDELIGAGLRIAAGHSDATATQIGPAVDRGVSGVTHLFNAMSQLNARQPGLVGAALDDDRLFAGIICDGIHVDRAALCVAFRCKGRDRLMLVTDAMPLVGTNDRQFVLQGRQITLHENRLTGPDGTLAGAHLTMIEAVRNAVALLGISLADALIMASRTSAAFLGLESELGRIAPGYRADLVAFNPNFEVVGTWIGGVGSMDDASEASQGG, encoded by the coding sequence ATGGGCCATTTGGGTTCTTCCTCCCTCACGGTTGCCGCGCAGCGCATCTTTGATGGTGCCGACATGCGCGGGCCGGGGGCGGTCAGGATCTCACAGGGGCGGATTGAAAGCATCACTTTCGGCGAGGCGGCGGCGCGGGCCTCAATCCAGCTTCCCGCGGACGCGATCCTCGCACCCGGATTCATCGACATCCAGGTGAACGGAGGCGGAGGCGTTCTTCTCAACGACCAGCCCACGGAGGCTGGCGTTCGACGCATCGTTGAGGCGCACCGCAAGGCGGGGACCACGGGCTGCTTGCCGACCCTCATCACCGATCGCAGCGAGGTCATCGAGCGATTGGCTGCGGTCGCCGAGGCCAGTCTGAAGATTCCCGGTGTTCTCGGCTTTCATCTGGAAGGACCGGCCCTCAACCGGTCTCGCAAGGGCATTCATCCGGAGGCCGAGATACGCGTGCCCGATCAGCGCGATCTGGCCGCGATCAAGCGTTTTGGGGGATGCGGCCGCTCCATGGTGACCCTGGCCCCGGAATGCGTGCCCGCGTCCATGATCGATGAATTGATCGGCGCCGGGTTGCGTATCGCCGCCGGCCATAGCGACGCCACCGCGACCCAAATCGGGCCGGCGGTCGATCGCGGTGTCTCGGGGGTGACCCATCTGTTCAATGCCATGTCGCAGCTAAACGCCCGGCAGCCGGGCTTGGTCGGCGCCGCACTTGATGATGACCGGCTGTTTGCAGGGATCATCTGCGATGGCATCCACGTTGATCGCGCCGCTTTGTGTGTGGCCTTCCGCTGCAAGGGGCGCGACCGCTTGATGCTGGTCACCGATGCCATGCCATTGGTAGGTACGAACGACCGGCAATTCGTGCTGCAGGGAAGGCAGATCACGTTGCACGAAAATCGCCTGACCGGTCCCGATGGCACACTCGCGGGCGCGCACCTCACCATGATCGAGGCGGTGCGCAACGCTGTTGCGCTGCTCGGAATCTCCCTTGCAGATGCCCTCATCATGGCCTCGCGGACTTCAGCGGCATTCCTGGGCCTTGAGTCCGAGCTTGGACGGATCGCGCCCGGATACCGCGCCGACCTTGTCGCCTTCAATCCGAACTTTGAAGTCGTCGGCACGTGGATAGGCGGTGTCGGTTCGATGGACGACGCGAGCGAAGCTTCTCAAGGAGGCTAG
- a CDS encoding aspartate kinase, translating into MRNHPIIVQKYGGVCLETPAKIRAVARSLADLHGRGHRVVAIVSAMGKTTDQLIQMAYQVSPAPNRRELDMLLTTGERISMSLMSMALADLGVPAISFTGSQAGVMTDDSHSSARILDVRPIRVREELDRGRVVVLAGFQGVNPATREITTLGRGGSDTTAVAMAAALKAERCEIIKEVDGICSADPRIVPDAKPLRQVDFASLSEMCFWGAKVLHFRSVELAQSQDVPLVLKRWGGVEHSTQVMKEVAGMENGKALAVNSIARIEHVEIDSKDLNHGFEKFAQHLKQNSLSWPQLLDSGFTAGKTSITVACDSEWLDALLRTLEQSQDLRKQREASSAVTLTCFGAILPELPFTALQVLAHHGIVSDKYAMSPNSVSLFVPVETREAAVKALHSLVQQT; encoded by the coding sequence ATGCGAAACCATCCCATCATCGTGCAAAAATATGGCGGTGTCTGCCTTGAAACACCGGCGAAAATTCGCGCGGTTGCGCGCAGTCTCGCTGATCTGCATGGCCGTGGTCATCGTGTCGTGGCGATCGTCTCGGCCATGGGCAAGACCACCGACCAATTGATCCAGATGGCTTATCAGGTCAGCCCTGCTCCCAATCGCCGTGAACTCGACATGCTGCTAACGACCGGTGAGCGCATCAGCATGTCACTGATGAGCATGGCACTTGCCGATCTCGGCGTGCCCGCGATCAGCTTCACCGGCAGCCAGGCCGGCGTGATGACCGACGACTCCCATTCCTCCGCGCGCATTCTGGATGTACGGCCCATTCGCGTGCGCGAGGAACTTGATCGTGGGCGCGTTGTGGTGTTGGCAGGATTTCAGGGCGTGAACCCGGCGACCCGGGAGATCACCACGCTGGGCCGGGGCGGCAGCGATACCACGGCCGTTGCGATGGCCGCAGCATTGAAGGCCGAACGCTGTGAAATCATCAAGGAGGTCGACGGAATTTGTTCGGCCGATCCGCGCATCGTGCCGGACGCAAAACCCCTGCGGCAAGTGGACTTCGCATCCCTGTCGGAGATGTGCTTCTGGGGTGCAAAGGTCCTGCATTTTCGCAGCGTAGAGCTGGCGCAAAGTCAGGATGTACCTCTGGTTCTCAAGCGGTGGGGTGGCGTTGAACACAGTACGCAAGTGATGAAAGAGGTTGCAGGCATGGAAAATGGAAAAGCTCTGGCCGTCAATTCGATCGCGCGCATTGAGCATGTGGAAATCGATTCCAAAGATCTCAATCATGGTTTCGAGAAGTTCGCGCAGCATCTCAAGCAGAACAGTCTGTCCTGGCCGCAACTCCTCGACTCCGGCTTCACCGCTGGAAAAACCAGCATAACCGTGGCCTGCGATTCAGAGTGGCTTGATGCGCTGTTGCGCACGCTGGAGCAGAGCCAGGATCTGCGCAAGCAGCGCGAGGCTTCAAGCGCGGTGACTCTCACCTGCTTCGGTGCCATTTTGCCGGAATTGCCGTTCACCGCGTTGCAGGTTCTCGCACATCACGGGATTGTCTCCGACAAGTACGCGATGTCGCCAAATTCGGTCAGCCTGTTTGTCCCCGTGGAGACTCGGGAAGCCGCGGTTAAGGCGTTGCATTCGCTTGTCCAGCAAACATAG
- a CDS encoding cyclase family protein, with protein sequence MDDEVRGEEQKGEMATDRRTLLRTAGLAGAAGAALAGAMHGKFSLAPVTAAQAQTATSMPKGVDRPWWPSKWGKDDEAGASNHITPAKVLDAVKWIKDGKIYKIGRVYEQGMPLFGARAFSLRIPGGPTGGPFGDNKLVYHDEFLATEIGQTGTQFDGLGHIGIQMGKDGDKSEMRFYNGFTAAEIGDAYGLKKLGTEKLKPLFTRAHLIDMVALKGGMMDAGQEITTADIKAALQKQNIPESDIKPGDAIMFHTGWGSLWMKNNDRYNSGEPGIGLDAARWVIEKDLALTAADTWAVEVVPNPDKSLAFAVHSELQTKHGILNHENLIFDELIADRKYQFVYSFTPAPIKGATGSNGCPIAIT encoded by the coding sequence ATGGACGATGAAGTCAGGGGCGAAGAGCAGAAAGGCGAGATGGCAACCGATCGCCGCACGTTGCTCCGCACAGCCGGCCTGGCCGGCGCTGCGGGAGCGGCGCTCGCAGGCGCGATGCATGGCAAGTTCTCGCTCGCGCCGGTCACCGCAGCGCAGGCGCAGACCGCCACCTCCATGCCCAAGGGAGTAGACAGGCCCTGGTGGCCCTCAAAATGGGGCAAGGACGACGAGGCCGGCGCATCCAACCACATCACCCCGGCGAAGGTCCTCGACGCGGTGAAATGGATCAAGGATGGCAAGATCTACAAGATCGGTCGTGTCTACGAACAGGGCATGCCGCTGTTCGGCGCGCGCGCGTTCTCGCTGCGCATTCCCGGGGGGCCGACCGGCGGCCCGTTCGGCGACAACAAGCTTGTGTATCATGACGAGTTTCTCGCCACTGAGATCGGCCAGACCGGCACGCAGTTCGATGGTCTCGGCCACATCGGCATCCAGATGGGCAAGGACGGCGACAAGAGCGAGATGCGTTTCTACAACGGCTTCACCGCCGCAGAGATCGGCGACGCGTACGGTCTCAAGAAGCTCGGCACCGAGAAGCTCAAGCCGCTCTTCACCCGCGCTCATCTGATCGACATGGTCGCGCTCAAGGGCGGGATGATGGACGCCGGCCAGGAGATTACCACAGCCGATATCAAGGCGGCGCTGCAGAAGCAGAACATTCCCGAAAGCGACATCAAGCCGGGCGACGCGATCATGTTCCACACCGGCTGGGGTTCGCTGTGGATGAAGAACAATGATCGCTACAATAGCGGAGAGCCGGGCATCGGTCTCGACGCCGCCAGATGGGTGATCGAAAAGGACCTCGCGCTGACCGCGGCTGACACCTGGGCGGTCGAAGTGGTGCCCAATCCAGACAAGTCGCTCGCCTTCGCGGTCCATAGCGAGTTGCAGACGAAGCACGGGATACTCAACCATGAGAACCTGATCTTCGACGAGCTCATCGCCGACAGGAAGTACCAGTTCGTCTACAGCTTCACTCCTGCCCCGATAAAGGGCGCAACGGGAAGCAACGGCTGCCCGATCGCGATCACATAA
- a CDS encoding GTP-binding protein: protein MSLFENDKSAERLPVSLITGFLGSGKTTLLNRLLRHDAMGDSAVIINEYGETALDHLLVESIDGEVAVLASGCICCTIRSDLEETLRALLVKRDRGEVPPFRRILIETTGLADPAPIVQLLLNNPLVSHFLRLDTVVTTVDAVNAVHQLDRQYEAVKQVALADRLLITKSDLVSNTAALYQRLGRLNPGARIERVMHGEIDPAALFGAGLVDPEKKAIDVARWLSEQAFAGSCEAVHEHTGHDHHSHDASITSFLLAFDEPLDWMAVSRWLAYLRSARGEDLLRVKGILNLLGEPTPIVIHGVHHVFHPPVALPAWPDADRRSRIVFITRGIARQEALDLWEAGRAAASG from the coding sequence ATGAGCCTGTTCGAGAACGACAAGTCAGCCGAGCGGCTGCCGGTATCGCTGATCACCGGCTTTCTTGGCAGCGGCAAGACCACGCTGCTCAATCGGCTGCTGCGCCACGACGCCATGGGGGACAGCGCCGTCATCATCAACGAATACGGCGAAACCGCTCTCGACCATCTCCTGGTCGAGAGCATCGACGGCGAGGTGGCTGTGCTCGCGAGCGGTTGTATTTGCTGCACAATCCGCAGCGACCTCGAAGAGACGCTGCGCGCGCTCCTGGTGAAGCGCGACCGCGGCGAGGTGCCGCCATTTCGCCGTATTCTCATCGAGACCACAGGTCTGGCAGATCCTGCCCCGATCGTTCAGCTTCTTCTGAACAATCCATTGGTCTCGCATTTCCTGCGGCTCGATACAGTCGTGACCACAGTCGATGCGGTCAACGCCGTTCATCAGCTCGATCGTCAATACGAGGCGGTGAAACAGGTAGCGCTTGCAGACCGCCTGCTGATCACCAAGTCTGATTTGGTCAGCAACACTGCCGCATTGTATCAGCGTCTCGGCCGGCTCAATCCCGGCGCCAGGATCGAACGCGTAATGCATGGCGAGATCGATCCGGCGGCGCTATTCGGCGCCGGCCTGGTCGATCCCGAGAAGAAAGCGATCGACGTTGCGCGCTGGCTCAGCGAGCAGGCATTCGCAGGATCCTGCGAGGCGGTGCACGAGCACACAGGTCACGACCATCACAGCCACGATGCATCGATCACCAGCTTCTTGCTTGCCTTCGACGAACCGCTCGACTGGATGGCCGTTTCGCGCTGGCTCGCATATCTGCGCAGTGCGCGCGGGGAGGACCTGCTGCGGGTCAAAGGGATTCTCAATCTTCTCGGGGAGCCGACGCCGATCGTGATCCACGGCGTGCACCATGTCTTCCATCCGCCGGTGGCGCTCCCCGCATGGCCCGATGCCGACCGCCGCTCTCGTATCGTGTTCATCACCCGCGGCATCGCGCGCCAAGAGGCGCTCGATCTGTGGGAGGCGGGCCGAGCGGCTGCCAGCGGTTAG
- a CDS encoding SDR family oxidoreductase produces MAFELFNLAGKRALVTGSSQGIGLALARGLAEHGASVILNGRDRSKLDAAVASLTAGGHKVAVAGFDVTVAEAVREGVASIEQTVGPIDILVNNAGMQFRSPLEDFPAEKWELLLRTNVSSAFYVGQAVARHMIPRGKGKIINIASVQSELARPGIAPYTATKGAIKNLTRGMCTDWAKYGLQVNAIAPGYFKTPLNQALVDDPAFTAWLEKRTPASRWGNVDELIGAAVFLSGDASSFVNGHTLYVDGGITTSL; encoded by the coding sequence GTGGCATTTGAACTTTTCAATCTCGCAGGCAAGCGCGCCCTCGTCACCGGATCGTCGCAAGGGATCGGGCTTGCGCTGGCGCGCGGGCTCGCCGAACACGGCGCTTCCGTCATCCTGAATGGCCGCGATCGCAGCAAGCTTGACGCCGCGGTAGCGAGCCTGACGGCCGGCGGGCACAAGGTTGCCGTGGCCGGTTTCGACGTGACCGTCGCCGAGGCCGTTCGTGAAGGCGTTGCCAGCATCGAACAAACGGTCGGACCGATCGACATCCTCGTCAACAATGCCGGCATGCAGTTTCGCTCGCCGCTGGAGGATTTTCCGGCGGAGAAATGGGAGCTACTGCTCAGGACCAATGTCTCCAGCGCTTTCTACGTCGGTCAGGCCGTGGCGCGCCATATGATCCCGCGCGGAAAGGGCAAGATCATCAACATCGCTTCGGTGCAGAGCGAACTGGCTCGCCCCGGCATTGCGCCGTATACGGCGACCAAGGGCGCGATCAAGAACCTGACGCGCGGCATGTGCACCGATTGGGCGAAGTACGGCCTCCAGGTCAATGCGATCGCGCCGGGCTACTTCAAGACTCCCCTGAATCAGGCGCTGGTCGACGATCCCGCCTTCACGGCCTGGCTGGAAAAGCGGACGCCGGCCTCACGCTGGGGCAATGTGGACGAACTGATCGGCGCCGCCGTCTTTTTGTCGGGAGATGCATCGTCCTTCGTCAATGGGCATACGCTCTATGTCGATGGCGGCATCACCACCAGTCTGTGA
- a CDS encoding L-idonate 5-dehydrogenase, with protein MKAVVIHAARDLRVEEREPEKVGPGQVEVAIEAGGICGSDLHYFNHGGFGTVRIREPMILGHEIAGTIKATGAGVSQFAVGDRVAISPSRPCNACQYCLQGLQNQCLNMRFYGSAMPMPHIQGAFRQRLVAEEWQCHRVGEGVSINEAAFAEPFAVTLHAVARAGSLLGKRVLVTGCGPIGALTIIAARAHGAREIVATDVMDAVLKKAEQIGADSAINVAKEPERLGAFAANKGYFDVHFEASGNERAIRSGLDVLKPRGVLLQLGLGGDISIPQNTVVAKEIEVRGTFRFHEEFGLAVDLINRRAVDMKPLLTGCYGLEEVQTAFELAGDRSRSMKVQLSF; from the coding sequence ATGAAAGCCGTCGTCATTCACGCTGCGCGCGATCTGCGGGTCGAGGAGCGCGAGCCAGAGAAAGTGGGGCCGGGTCAGGTCGAGGTCGCCATCGAGGCGGGCGGCATTTGCGGCTCTGATCTGCATTACTTCAACCACGGCGGTTTCGGCACGGTGCGGATTCGCGAGCCGATGATCCTGGGTCACGAGATCGCCGGCACGATCAAGGCGACCGGCGCCGGCGTATCTCAATTCGCGGTCGGCGACCGCGTGGCCATTTCGCCAAGCAGGCCCTGCAATGCCTGCCAGTACTGTCTGCAGGGTTTGCAAAATCAGTGCCTGAACATGCGCTTCTATGGCAGCGCCATGCCGATGCCGCACATTCAAGGCGCATTTCGCCAGCGTCTCGTCGCCGAGGAATGGCAATGCCACCGGGTGGGCGAGGGCGTTTCGATCAACGAAGCCGCCTTTGCCGAGCCGTTCGCCGTTACCCTGCATGCGGTCGCTCGCGCAGGCTCGCTGCTGGGTAAACGCGTTCTCGTCACCGGCTGCGGTCCAATCGGCGCGCTGACCATCATTGCCGCGCGTGCGCACGGCGCGCGGGAAATCGTGGCGACCGACGTGATGGATGCGGTGTTGAAAAAGGCAGAGCAGATCGGAGCCGACAGCGCCATCAATGTGGCGAAGGAGCCGGAGCGGCTGGGTGCCTTTGCTGCCAACAAGGGCTATTTCGACGTGCACTTCGAAGCATCAGGCAATGAGCGGGCGATCCGCTCGGGCCTCGATGTGTTGAAGCCGCGCGGCGTGCTGCTGCAGCTCGGGCTCGGCGGCGACATATCCATTCCCCAGAACACGGTGGTCGCCAAGGAGATCGAGGTCCGCGGCACCTTCAGGTTCCACGAAGAGTTCGGCTTGGCCGTCGACCTCATCAACCGGCGGGCCGTCGACATGAAGCCGCTGCTGACGGGTTGCTATGGGCTCGAGGAGGTGCAAACGGCCTTTGAATTGGCAGGTGACCGCAGCCGGTCCATGAAGGTGCAGTTGAGCTTCTGA